Genomic segment of Candidatus Planktophila sp.:
TTATTATGTTAACACGTGACATCTTGAAAGGATAGGCAGTAAACGCTATTTAAAAGAAGAAAACTATTTTTTAGAATTAATCATGAACAATGAGGTAAAGTAGTGATGTCTTTGGAGTTCTGCATCATCTTTTCTTTGCAGGTAAATAGAATTTAATAGAAGTCAGGAGTCGTGATGCTTAGGTATAAAGTGGCAATTATCGGTGCCGGACCTGCTGGCTATTTTGCAGCGCAAGCTCTACACAATTTACAAAACGAGGATCGCATATTTGCGATCGACATGATTGAGCGGCTTCCAACACCATGGGGTTTAGTTCGAAGCGGAGTTGCACCCGATCACCCAAAGATCAAAACTGTCTCTAAAGTTTTTGAGAAAATAGCTGCGGATCCAAATTTCCGCCTTTTTGCTAATGTTGAAATAGGTACAGATATAACCGTTTCTCAGTTAGCTGAAAAGTATGATGCGGTAATCATTGCCACTGGCTCTTCCATTGGTAAAAAACTTGGAATTCCCGGCGAGGATTTATACGGCTCAATCTCTGCAGCCGATTTTGTACCTTGGTATAACGCTCACCCTGATTTTGCAGATCTAGATGTTCCACTTAATTGCGAAAGCGCTGTAGTGATTGGCGCAGGGAACGTGGCGATGGATGTTGCACGTATTTTGGCCCTTGAGCCAACAGAATTAGATCCAACTGACACGGCAGATCATGCAATAGATGCTTTGAAGAAAAGCTCGATTCGAGATGTTTACATCAGCGCTCGCCGAGGACCAGAACATGCAGCCTTTACATCTCCCGAGCTTCGGGAGCTTCCAAAACTAGAGCACACCAATGTGGTTATAGCACGCAATGACATTGACGCTGCAATCGTGCGTGCAGGTGAAGCGCCAGAAAAAGATGTGAAGAGTAATTTAGATGCGATGGTGTTAATTGCCGATTCACAAAAGTCTGGACACGAACGAACGATGCACTTTCTATTTCAGCACACACCGAAAGAGATTCTTGGCGCCGATCGAGTTGAAGGCGTTGTGTATTCGACTCCGACCGGCGAGGTCACTATTGAGTGCGGATTAGTTATTACTGCAATTGGCTATCAAGCTGCACCAATTAATGGCGTGCCTTATGAAAATGGCAAGGTTGTAAATATCGATGGCCGCGTAAATGAGAATATCTATGTCGT
This window contains:
- a CDS encoding FAD-dependent oxidoreductase; translated protein: MLRYKVAIIGAGPAGYFAAQALHNLQNEDRIFAIDMIERLPTPWGLVRSGVAPDHPKIKTVSKVFEKIAADPNFRLFANVEIGTDITVSQLAEKYDAVIIATGSSIGKKLGIPGEDLYGSISAADFVPWYNAHPDFADLDVPLNCESAVVIGAGNVAMDVARILALEPTELDPTDTADHAIDALKKSSIRDVYISARRGPEHAAFTSPELRELPKLEHTNVVIARNDIDAAIVRAGEAPEKDVKSNLDAMVLIADSQKSGHERTMHFLFQHTPKEILGADRVEGVVYSTPTGEVTIECGLVITAIGYQAAPINGVPYENGKVVNIDGRVNENIYVVGWAKRGPSGVIGTNKSDAAAVIDLLVSDLSEPKNDIGIEKLLTTQVVVDQLCWQRINEAETAAGEPKGKPRVKSVDRNELLKLAGL